The DNA region GCATGCTGGCCCCGGCCGGGACGATCCAGACTTCAGCTTTCTTGCCCGGGCCCGCACCGGCGCGAGTGGAAATGCGGCTCGCATCGATGCCTTTGCTCTGGGTCAGGTAAGCCTTCACATTGTTCGCGCGTGCCATGGCCAGTCCGGCCCGCTCGTCCCGATCGCTGAAGCCCACGATCACGGCCTTGGAATCGCGCTCCTGGTTCATGCGCAGCGCGATGCCATCGAGCATCGCCTTGGCGCGGTTATCCACCCGAGCGCTGTTCATACTGAACATCGCCTCGCCGGCCAGGCTGGCCTGCGGCCCGGAACCGGCTTCCACGTTCACTACCACCGCAGTCGAGGCCGAGAGATTGCGGTCGTCGGTCACCGTGGCGCTCACCGTGATGGGTCCAACGCCGGTATCGCGCGTGGAGAGCACGGCAGTGGTGTCGCGCTGGGCCAGGGTGCCGCGGTCGGTGGCGAACGCCAGCGTCAGCGGACGGTTATCCGGACTGGCGGCATCGCAATTGATGTTCGAGTTGTCGCCCATGCGGACCGTGCTGGGCGCGGCCGTACACGCGATGGTGGGGCCCATGGGCCGCGGCCCGGCTTCGGGAGCCGGCGGCGGCGGCACGTCGATCATCTCCACCGTGTCGCCGAGGAACATCTCTTCCAGCGCGAAGGTCACCACGCCGGTCGATGATCTTGGGGTCACGTTGGTGACCACCATCTCGCCCAGGCTGCGCCGCGGCAGGTCGCGCATGCTCTCCGCGGTGACGAGCTTGGGATTGACCATATCGGTATCCACCATGTCGCGCGCGCCGAGCGAGATGCGATCGACCTCATCCTTGGCGGTGTGCTCATAGGTGCGGGTGATGCGGAAATAGTCGCCGACCTTCACGCCTTTTTCGGCGCCGAGGTTGAGCATCACCTGCGAGCGCGAGCCGATCAACCAGTCATAGTCACGTGCCAGGATGATGCGGCCGCTGGTGCGGCCATTGGGCGGAGCAAAACGGTCGAAGGGCGCCGCGCCGTGGTACAGCGGGATGTCCCGCTTCGGCATGGCCACCACCAGGTCGCCCGGATGGATGCCGTCACAGGAAAAGTTGACGTCGGTGATGGCGGTGGTGCCACGCACATCGAGCACTTTCACCGAGCCGATCTCGAAGTAAGTCTCGCCGGCCGCGCGCACCGCTTCCAGTTGCCCATGGTAGACGCGGGCATGGTCGGGATCGCGGACGTGGCGGATCAATTCATATTCCTTGCCCACCTCGAAGCCCGAGCCATGCAGGTAGATGGTCTTGTGCGTGCCGGTCAGGGTCTCGTGCGGCGTGTTCCAGTTGCCGGAGACGTAACCGAGCTCCCGCGGCGGTTGCGTGGTGATGTAGCCGGCGCAGTAGACGTCTTCATAGGTCGGTCCCTGCACCACTTGTTTGGCGCCGAGCACCTCAGTGGTCGCGTGCCTCTCCAGGCCTTGCTCTTGCGCACCGGCCAGCGCCGCTGCCGCCGCGATCACCATCAGGACCAGAAATCTCTTTTGCATGACTCCTCCAAGGACTCGGGCCGGAGAAACGGGGCCGGCCACGCAGTGCTGTGTGATGGGTTGCCATCACACCGCCGCGCGCCGTGGGGCCAGACAGCTCCCTGTTCGGGGCCTTCCAAAACCGCCCACACGAAACCCAGTGGACGAACGCTAGCAAACGGGTATTAAGGGGTCAATAGCCGACTGTTTACCCCTAAGGTACGTTGGTTCAATGGCTTCGCGGCCAAACGGCCGGGCTGTTGTAGATTAAGCTCGGGCGTCGTGTATCATCCTCGCCGCTTATTCTTCAATAAGATGGCCTCCCTCACCTACACTCCGCGGCTGCTGCCGGCGCGCCTGCCGCGCATCTCTGTAGCCATCACCGGCGCCGACCCCGTGGAAATGATAGAAAAAGCTGAGGCCGTCGTCCGCGAGAACCCATTCCTCGAGTTCCGGCTGGATTATCTGCGCAAGCCGGCGAGCGCCCTCGCGCGCATCAAGCGCTTCGCGGACTACTATCCGCACGCGCTGGTGATCGCCACCTGTCGCCGCGCGGCCAATGGCGGAAAGTTCCGCGGCACCGTCGCCGCGCAGCTCGACATCCTGATCAAGGCCGCCAACAACGGGTGCCAGCTCGTCGACATCGAGCTGCAGACCGCCAACCAGATGCGTCCGCAGGATTTCACCCGCGTCCGCAACTCGGCCGCGCTCATCCTCAGCTTCCACGACTTCCGCGCCACCCGCGATCTCGACAAGACGTTCGAGAAGATGCGCCGCCATCCTGCCGACTTCTACAAAGTCATCACCACCGCCAAGTCGCTCTCCGACAACGTGGTGATGATGAAGTTCCTGGAGCGGCAGAGCGAGCGCTACTCCATGATCGGCGTCTGCATGGGTGAGCAGGGCATCATCAGCCGCGTGCTGGGCGTGCGCGCGGGCAGCGTCTTCACCTTCGGCGCCGCCTCCGCCGGTGAAGAGACGGCTCCCGGACAGATCGCCCACCGGACGTTGCGCGAGACCTATCGCATCGACCAGGTAGACGCCGCCACGCGCGTCTATGGCGTGGTCGGCGATCCGGTCGCGCACTCGCTCTCGCCCGCGATGATGAACGTGGCCTTCCGGCGCGAGAACGTCAACGGCGTTTACCTCGCGCTCCATGCCAAGACGCTGAAAGACCTGCTCGCTTGCGTGCGCGATATCCCCATCCATGGTCTCTCCGTGACGATGCCCTACAAAGAAGAGCTCATGAAGCACCTCGACAACACCGACCCGCTCACCGCGAAGATCGGGGCCTGCAACACCGTCGTCCGCTCGCAGGAGGGCAAGCTCTACGGATTCAATACCGATATTGCCGGCGTGGTGCGTCCGCTGGAGCAGCGCTTCCACCTGCAAGGCTCGAAGGTGCTGGTCGTGGGCGCGGGCGGGGCGGCGCGCGCCGCCGTCTGGGGATTGAAAGAGCGGGGCAGCGAGGTCTACATCATCAACCGCACCGCCTCGTCGGGAAAGAAACTCGCCAAACAGGCACGCGCGAAGTATGTCGGCAAGAAAGAATTGAAGAAGCTGGTGTTCGACTGCATCGTGAACGCCACGCCCGTCGGGATGGGGGGTGCGAAGGGCGGTGCGAAGAGCGCCTCGAAAGCGTCGCCCTTGAGCGAGAAAGAGATCAACGCGAAGTACGTATTCGAGATGGTCTACAACCCGGCCGAGACACGCTTCACGCAACTGGCCAGGAAACGTGGCGCCATCGTCATCCCCGGCATCGAGATGTTCGTGCAGCAGGGCGCGCGCCAGTTCGAGATCTGGAGTGGCAAGCCGGCGCCCGTCGCCGACATGCAACACACCGTGCTGATGGCGCTGGAACAAAGAGCCGCCGAAGCCACTGCCGGTGTGCGCAAAAATGGCGGCAAGAGCAAGAAGAAGCGCCGCTAGGCGCTGCCCTCAGCTTGCCGCCGGGCGCTCGCGGCCCTGCTTTGCCGCTCCGTGCTGAAGGGGGTTCGCTCGGCGAAAAAAAGCATTGGAACATTCCGGCGAGATGCGGTGTCATGCTGGGCATGCGTCGCTTGGCTTTCGTTTTCGCGAACATCGCCGTCCTCTCAATGTTGCTCGCGGCTTTCGCCGCAGCGCAGCAGTCGCGGATGCAGCCACCGCCCAAGCCACCGGTACTATCACGCGCCGAACTCACCGCGGCGCTCGTCGCCGCGGCACTCGATCGTCCCCATCATCCTGCACGCTACGAGCCGAGGTACGTGGCCATCGCGTATCCGGGCGGCGACGTCCCCGCCGATACCGGTGTGTGCGCCGACGAGATCGTGCGCATCTATCGCGCCGCCGGCATCGACTTGCAGCAGAAGGTCCACGAGGACATGATCGCGGCGTGGAACGCCTATCCGCACAAGTGGGGCGCGCGCCGTCCGGACAAGAACATCGACCATCGCCGCGTACCGAACCTTGCCGCCTTCTTCCGCCGCCACGGCAAAACGCTGGCGCTCTCGACGTCAGCCGCCGACTACGCGCCCGGCGACATTGTGATGTGGAACCTTATTAAGGATGGCGACCTGCCGCACGTCGGCATGGTGGTGAACGTGAAAGGCCCCAGCGGACGCTGGATGGTGGAGCACAACATCGGCGCCGGTCCGCAGGTGGAAGATGTCCTCTTCGACTGGAAGCTCACCGGACGCTGTCGCTACTTTGGCAAGTGACTCCGGACAAGCAAGCCGCGCGTTGACCATGCTCCTCCGCATCCTTAGTATGCCCGCATGGTCTTCGCTGGCTGGGACCCCGCTGCGCGACGCGTTTCCGAAAACGTGCGCGCATGAAATATTGCGAGACCTGCCACACCACTTATCCCAGCGACTTCAGCATCTGCCCGAAAGACCGCGGCGCGCTGCGCAGCGTCTCTGACCTGGCGCCCGGGATGACGGTGCGCGACCGCTACATCATCCTGGAAAAGATCGGCAGCGGCGGCATGGGGACGGTCTACAAGGCGCGGCACCGCGTGTTCGGCGAGCTGCGCGCGCTCAAGCTCATCAGCGCCACGCTCGTGGCCGAGCCGCTCTTCCTCGAACGCTTCGAGACGGAAGCCAAGATCGCGCGGCGGTTGCAGCATCCCAACGCCGTGCGCGTGGACGACATCGACCGCACCGAAGACGGGCGTCCTTTCCTGGTGATGGAGTACGTCGAAGGCCCCAGCCTGCGCGACGTTCTCGAGCGCGAGACGTTCGCGGGCAAGCCGGCGCCGCTGCCGCTCGCGCGCGTGCTCCGCATCGGGCGCGAGGTCGCCGCCGCGCTCGCCGCCGCCCACCAACTCGGCATCGTGCATCGCGACATCAAGCCGGA from Acidobacteriota bacterium includes:
- a CDS encoding OmpA family protein, producing the protein MQKRFLVLMVIAAAAALAGAQEQGLERHATTEVLGAKQVVQGPTYEDVYCAGYITTQPPRELGYVSGNWNTPHETLTGTHKTIYLHGSGFEVGKEYELIRHVRDPDHARVYHGQLEAVRAAGETYFEIGSVKVLDVRGTTAITDVNFSCDGIHPGDLVVAMPKRDIPLYHGAAPFDRFAPPNGRTSGRIILARDYDWLIGSRSQVMLNLGAEKGVKVGDYFRITRTYEHTAKDEVDRISLGARDMVDTDMVNPKLVTAESMRDLPRRSLGEMVVTNVTPRSSTGVVTFALEEMFLGDTVEMIDVPPPPAPEAGPRPMGPTIACTAAPSTVRMGDNSNINCDAASPDNRPLTLAFATDRGTLAQRDTTAVLSTRDTGVGPITVSATVTDDRNLSASTAVVVNVEAGSGPQASLAGEAMFSMNSARVDNRAKAMLDGIALRMNQERDSKAVIVGFSDRDERAGLAMARANNVKAYLTQSKGIDASRISTRAGAGPGKKAEVWIVPAGASMP
- the aroE gene encoding shikimate dehydrogenase, with the translated sequence MASLTYTPRLLPARLPRISVAITGADPVEMIEKAEAVVRENPFLEFRLDYLRKPASALARIKRFADYYPHALVIATCRRAANGGKFRGTVAAQLDILIKAANNGCQLVDIELQTANQMRPQDFTRVRNSAALILSFHDFRATRDLDKTFEKMRRHPADFYKVITTAKSLSDNVVMMKFLERQSERYSMIGVCMGEQGIISRVLGVRAGSVFTFGAASAGEETAPGQIAHRTLRETYRIDQVDAATRVYGVVGDPVAHSLSPAMMNVAFRRENVNGVYLALHAKTLKDLLACVRDIPIHGLSVTMPYKEELMKHLDNTDPLTAKIGACNTVVRSQEGKLYGFNTDIAGVVRPLEQRFHLQGSKVLVVGAGGAARAAVWGLKERGSEVYIINRTASSGKKLAKQARAKYVGKKELKKLVFDCIVNATPVGMGGAKGGAKSASKASPLSEKEINAKYVFEMVYNPAETRFTQLARKRGAIVIPGIEMFVQQGARQFEIWSGKPAPVADMQHTVLMALEQRAAEATAGVRKNGGKSKKKRR
- a CDS encoding DUF1287 domain-containing protein — encoded protein: MLGMRRLAFVFANIAVLSMLLAAFAAAQQSRMQPPPKPPVLSRAELTAALVAAALDRPHHPARYEPRYVAIAYPGGDVPADTGVCADEIVRIYRAAGIDLQQKVHEDMIAAWNAYPHKWGARRPDKNIDHRRVPNLAAFFRRHGKTLALSTSAADYAPGDIVMWNLIKDGDLPHVGMVVNVKGPSGRWMVEHNIGAGPQVEDVLFDWKLTGRCRYFGK